The Pristis pectinata isolate sPriPec2 chromosome 12, sPriPec2.1.pri, whole genome shotgun sequence DNA window AATAATCGGTAGTTTGTCTTGATCAAGCCCAATGGCAGCAAAAccatcctttaaaaaaaaacaattttaagtgGTAGTTAATGATTTAGTCAGATACAACTTCAATCATGAAGGTAACACAACTTTTAGAACAGAGTACTTCATATAAAAATGCAACTCTAGTAAGTATTCAGACCAGATTTAATAGTTGTATAAAGACCCTTGAACTTCAGATGAGAGGGGTTGAAAATGAGAGAGACTGAAAATATTTGAGAAGTCCTGCAAAACTGCAGGCAGAAATGTGGCCACCACTTTCCCAGGTAGACTCATCACCTGTCTCAGACAGAAAATCTTGACTTTGCTATAATGAAGGAGTGTACAATATTTTTACTGCAGGGAGGGCCAGATTTAAAATCCCAACTACTTCCAAGCAACACTGACAAGAAACTTGTGAACATAATAGGAGTAGGCTCTTTGGCCCCTCCTGGCTACTCCAACATTCAGCATGATAtcattgccactttcctgcacttaccTTATACAggggcatgcaaaagtttgggcacccctggtcaaaatttctgttactgtgaatagctaagctagtaaaagatgacctgatttccaaaaggcataaagttaaagctgacacatttctttaatattttaagcaagatcacttttttatttccatcttttacagtttcaaaataacaaaaaaggaaaagggcccgaagcaaaagtttgggcaccttacatggtcagtacttagtaacaccccttttggcaagtatcacagcttgtaaacgctttctgtagccagctaagagtctttcagttcttgtttgggggatttttgcccattcttccttgcaaaaggcttctagttctgtgagattcttgggccatcttgcatgcactgctcttttgaggtctatgcacagattttcgatgatgtttaggtcgaaggactgagggccatggcaaaacttcagcttgtgcctcttgaggtagttcactgtggactttgaggtgtgtttaggatcgttatcctgttgcagaagccatcctcttttcatcttcagcttttctaCAGACGgtttgatgtttgcttccagaatttgctggtatttaattgaattcattcttccctctaccagtgaaatgttgccgtaccactggctgcaacacaagcccaaagcatgatcgatccacccccgtgcttaacagttggagaggtgttcttttcatgaaattctgtacccctttttctccaaacatacctttgctcattgcggccaaaaactgcatcagtccacaggacttgtttacaaaatgcatcaggcttgtttagatgttcctttgcaaacttttgacgctgaattttgtggtgaggacgcaggaaagggtttcttctgatgactcttccatgaagatcatatttgtgcaggtgtcactgaagagtagaacagtgcatcaccactccagagtctgctaaatcttcctgaaggtcttttgcagtcaaacgggggttttgatttgcctttctagcaatcctacgagcagttctcttggaaatttttcttggtcttccagacctcaacttgacctccaccattcctgttaactgccatttcttaattacattacgaactgaggaaacggctacctgaaaacgctttgctatcttcttatagccttctcctgctttgtgggcatcatttattttaattttcagagtgctagacagcagcttagaggagcccatggctgctgattgttgggacaaggtttgaggagtcagggtatttataaagctttgaaattcgcatcacctggcctttcttaacgatgactgtgaacaagccatagccctaacgagctaatgaaggtctgagaccttggtaaaagttatctgagagctcaaatctcttggggtgcccaaacttttgcatggtgctgctttccttttttcactctaaaatagtacaaaacaaaaataatacactaatcttgcttaaaatgttgaaaagaatgtttcatctttaacttaatGACtttgagatcagttcatcttctactcacttaactattcacagtaacagaaattttgaccagggtgcccaaacttttgcatgccactgtaatccTTTAACTCCCTTAAGATCCAAAAGTGTATCATTGGTCTTGAATATATTCTGCAACTAACCTCCACAGCACTGTTTAGTAGAGAATACGGAAGATTCTCTCCCTTCTGGCGAGGCTCCAGACACTCGaatcagggaaaacaaactctgcATCTAGCCTGATAACAGTTTGTTTTAATTAGACTTCCTCTTACTCTAAATTCAGGAGcctgtctgcttaatctcttctcagcCAACAAACACATCATCCCAGGAACATtcagaaaaatatataaaagctGTGTTTTTCTTTACAGCTTTGTGCCTATAGTGGTAGACTATGAAGTTGGAAAAGTCATTTTGTAAGACTGGAATTCAGACAAAGATCAGAAATCTATCTTCCGTAAAatctagagtcagagttatacagcccaactcatccataccaattaaggtgcctttctgagctagtcccatttgcctttgtttggcccatatccctctaaatctttcctatcaatgcacctgtccaaatatcttttaaacataattgtatctgcctctaccacttgctctggcagcttgttccatatagccaccaccctctgtgggaaaaatgcgcccctcaggtcccctttaaatctttccctcctcaccttaaacctatggcctctagttttagactttcctaACTTGGGGGAGAAAagctgtggccatccaccttctatgcccctcatgattttataaacccctacaaGATTGcccttcagcttccttcactccagggaacatAGTCCCAGCCTAAccatctctccttacaactcaagccctccagtcctggcaacattttgtgaatcttttctgcatcctttgcaGCTTAATCACAATCATTCCTTtactatggtgaccagaactacatacaatattccaggtgcagtctcagccACATCTTGTATAGTTCAAAAATGATGTCCCATCTCCTATATTTGATGCcgtggccaatgaaggcaagcaagccatacaccttcttaactaccttgtctacctgtgtcgccccCAGCTGGCATTTTAGTTTAAACAAGAATGGAAGGGAGCTTAAAGGATACGTGTACCACATCCAAAAACGTGGTAAGTATTGATTGTCCTATTTGGAAGTAATATTGACTGCAGGCCAACTGCAGGATTTAGGAGCACAGCATTCAAAGACATCTTATTTTTAATGAAGACCACACAGAAGAATGGACAGTCCCCAGAGTTAACTGATCCTGACTAGGAAAGCAGTAATGATACAACCGGCTTCAGCACTAGAATTAGAAAAGGGATTCTCATCTGAAGCAAAATCATTATCAGCTGAAAATGCCAGTGCAAATTTATCAGGTTTATCTAGCTAGATCCAGCAGTGACAGCCCACAAATGAATAGCTTACTAACACTTTCATGATGTACCGCAAGATGACCACACTCATGGGACTgaaacagtgaaaagtttgtaCATCTGGAGAAAGAAGATACAAACATGACATCCCCCTTGCATACATGTCTTTGTAAAAAAGCATTTTAATGCCAACAGCTGCCCTTCAAGCCAATTACTTAATGTAACACTTACTCTGACAATGAAGGAGACATGGAATATGTTCTCCACAGTACGTGAATAAGAATGTGGATCAATTACAAAGTCAAAGAAATTGATTGGTGTTTCAGCTGAAAAGAtaacaaattaatattttcaattaaattaTCGCAAATACAAATCTTACAAGTAAAACATTGGTCTTCGAAAATGTTCTGCTTTTCTTTAGAATAATGACATGGGATCTGTTATGGTTACTAGAGAAAGTAGACAgtacctcagtttaacatttcagataaaaAAGGGACCTCCATCACCATATAGTTTCCTTTGTATCACACTGCAGTGTCAGCCTGAATTTCTGCACTCAAATCTTAAAATTTTGACTCAAAAGTTGATAATGCTAGTAACTAAGCCATGCTGATAACTTAAAAATAATGATGTGCTAGGAACATATGATGTACTAGTATGAAGTCAGAATGCATTTAATACTTGAGGAAAGGCATGAGGATGATGGCTGCAGCAATAGGTTTCCATTATAAAATAGGTAAGACAAGGTATTTCTTAGAGTCTTTCTGGATAATTCAGTGGTTTGTTGCAGTGTTGGTCCATGATTATTCTTTTGGTGGTGGTATAGTGGTGAAACAGATCTGTGCAATATCAGCAATAAATTTTAATAGATGACACATCACTGAACAATTTAAAATTCTGCCTTAAATAATAAGGACAGATTATTTCAGTACACCGAGTTTTCACTTTGAGAGAACAGTTTTATGGGTGTAACAGTTAGCATGCTGCATGTACCATACTCACGGTCAGATTTGAAGTACTCTTGCAATAGTCCTAATATCCTCTCCACTTCCTTTTCAGTTGCTTCTTGGTGAGATTCATCCATTTTCTTCAACTtcatatgcaaaacaaaatagcaaatTATAGAACAAGGTTGCTCAAAATTAACTAATTATTTGCAACCTAAGAAAGATAAATAAATTAGCTAAAAGCAGCCTTCCAAGCTGCAGAACTTGAgttttacttcaattttattcagttatttattttctttataaatGGCACTATGTTCACCCATGTTCATTTGGCAGGCATTGCAATTCTTAGTGTTAGAGCAGAGTGACAATGGCCTTACCAGAGGCAGTCTGAAAAGAGAGGGCTCAACTTTTAGTTTAAATGTCAAAACATTCACAATTGCCTCAATCTGGTCTGGATTTTACAGTTAAATCCCTAAACCAAACTATAGCAAATTGACACAAGTCCAAAGACTGGTTTTGTTGTACTCAGATTGTCCCCAAGAAAAAACAATAAGTTCCATTTATACAAGACCAAATTATCACTTTAAACTTGCTCCAGATTAGCATGAGCTTCAATTAATCATTTgacaaaaaagttattttttgtaCTTCAGCAAAGGCAAATGGTTATATGACACCTCACAACCTCAAGGTGTTCTAAATTCCTTTACACTCCAAGTTATTAATTTGAAGTGTAAATAAACAAATGTGGCAGCATGAAGTGATAATCATTTCAGGAAGAATAACTGGGATAAATAAACTCATTCATAGGGATAAATTATCTACTCATCTTGGGATCTTGATCATCATACTGAGTAGATAGAGCAGTCATTtagtatgaagacaaaagagacggcAGGAATCTGAAACACCAAACAGAACACtgggggaaaagaaaatcagtgagtcagtcagcatctatggagccaaaaggtgcaagtcaatgttttggtatgagaccctacatcaagacagaggaaagagaaaagattaCCAGTATATAATAATATGACAAGGTTGGTGGAACAGAGGCTGGTCGGcagtaggtggaaccagatggagaggtGACGATGGGCAGGTGAAACCAGGTttttggggtgggagagggtgtggaaatgggaaaggtgaacacagggagaagaaaattaggcagataggtgagtgtgtgtgggaggaaaacaccaagggtgtgggttacctgaagtagTTTGGTATTTTATCCAAAAATCACCACCGTTATCTGTGCTTTAGAAGTCCTTGGAATGGGGCTTGAAACCACAACCTTTCAACTCTGAGACAAGAGAAAGATACTGAAATTGGTGTTCAGAGATGGTCACAGTGGGCTGCCATACTCAGAAAATGTATTTACGATCAAGTGGCTTGTCATCCATAGTGTGGTATGCAGTTGTGTTGACCAGATAGGTGTCATTCAGTAAAGGTCATTGATGACAATTTAAGCCTCACAATATGGTCTTATCACATCCCAAATAGATTTCAAAGCACTGATTATTCAAGTCTGTACAATTCCCAGCATTAAATTATTGGTGCAGGTTCCATaactaatatttttaaaataaattttcctgtacattaacatttaaaccCTGTCATAAAGTAAGCAGAACCATTTTCACAGCTGCAAGTATGGTGATTGTATGAAGAAGGTTAAACATATTAGATGCTTCTGCAGAATATGCTGCACAGCAAATAAATTAGCAAATGCATCCATTAACAGATCAATTGGTTCTCACTTAAAAGTTAATTTTAACATGTCAGTCTTATTCCAGGAGCTCAGGATTTATTTGGAAAAATACTGTTACGATCTTGTGAAAATATCTGCTCTATATTTTCTGAAGAATCTGCATAAAGTAAAAGACATTTGCCTTTGCCATTTGTAACAATGGCAAACTTACTacatcatggatttttttttgaggatacaAAGACAAGCTCAAAATGAATAATGACAGTAAAACATTATCAGTTCTGGAGCAAAGTTAAAGTGTTGGTTTGGGCTTGTATAAATGCatcttgttatttatttttaggGATAAATTGAGCACAACAGAAATATTCTTTAGATACATGTCAAACAGCTTGGTCCAATTATGAGGATGCCACAGACAGTTAGCTAACTTCAACCAGGGATATTATACAAAACATGGATCAACAATATGGATGTGAAAAAGTATTCATTCTTCTCTactgaaatatttaagatggaaCCAAATTcttaaaactgaaaatataaaatgaatattGCACACCAATGGCCTGACAAAGAAAATCAATTCTGCAGTACACAAGTAAACCATGCAtcttatgatttaaaaaaatcacttgcaAACATAGATCTTTTAATTTCAACCTTCCTCCACGTTGGTCAATTTATCGCCgacatggagaaaaaaaatttacAGATATCGATATACATATTCTTAAAACAAGTCCTTAAAGATACCCAACAACAAAAGAACTACAATAGAGAAGAGCTTGCTATCTCTGTTTGATAACACTTGTATgaatgttttgctacattaaagtcTACAATAATCATAACCCGCTTCCAGACTgtattcagcccaccatgtccacattaACAGTGGGCACCCGTCAATATTAATCACACCttgcagcacttggtccatagcattCTAttcctaggcaattcaagtgctcatctggacacttacatgctgtcagtgattctgcctccactactctcATTGCATTCCAGGTGCTCTCCATTctgagtgaaaaaggtccccttcaTACCCTGACAAATCTCTTGCCTCttacctaaatttatgtcctTATAGTTTTATTCATCGCGGTAAAGGGAAAAGTTACCTGCAATCCACCCTATCCAACCACTTCATAATTTCTGTACACATCCATCACGTCCTCTCTAacttcctcctccactccagagaaaacagacccgatctctccagtctctcctcataaccaaaacattccattccaggcaacgtcccgatgaatctcgtctgcaccctctccaatcacatcttttctatagtgtggtgaccagaattgcacacagtcctCAGCTGAGGCCTGGTCAACATTTTAAGTCAGAGCAaacctctctccctacccccccccccccccgcattcaGTGCCCCAAATAATGAAGGTCAGCATCCTACATGCtccctaaccacattatctacccacTCTACCACCTGTAAGGAtttttggacatgtacaccaaaatccctctgttcctcaatactccataGCATTCATGATGCATGTCcaagcctcattagtactcccaaaatgcaacacatcacatttatctggattaactCCACCTACCATTTCTCagaccatttcaccaacacattgatatcaccctgcaGCCTAAGACTGGCCTCCACAATATTAACAACTCCACTACCAATCTTCAAGTCACCTACAAGCTTACTGATCACACTTCTTacatccttatccaaatcattcatgtatattacaaacatcaagggcagcagcaccaatccctgtgcaacaccactagtcacagatgtCCCATCACAAAAACTACCATCACACTGTCTTCTAAtaccaactttggatccaatttaccaacttgccctagGCCCTAACCTTTtgcaccagtctcccatgtgggattcTGTCAAAAAAGTCTATGTAaatcacatccactgcactgtcctcatcaagACATTGCCTCTTCTTCTTCAAAAAAATTTAGTCCGAGAGattctgcccttgacaaaaccatgctggccaTCTCTGGGGCATTATCTGATTATGCCCCATCTTTCCAAGtaatcataaatcctgtccctgaatTTATTCCAAACAGGtcctcctccaatcatctggtacctcacttgtggctaacaaaaatgttaaaatggcaGTTATTATTGTTGACAGTCCAGTTTTTGGTTTTCCACTGCCTCAATGAATGAACAGACTTTTGTCATTTTAGATGACAGATTGAATTATTAGACTGAATGGACATTTGTAGTTCATCCTTGGTTGTTCTAAACAATCAAAGGCTTAGCTAAGCTACATAAGAATAAatccattcaatggcattgctgcTACGTCCAAGCCAGTCTCATGATAGGCTCCCTTTCCTTCACATTTTGTGAGccagtttaaattttaaaagttaataGAAGTTAAAAATCCAACAGCTTTCAGGGCCATTATAATGTAATTACTAAATGTAATTCAGTTTCATGCTGAGGTATTAAAAAAACATGGACTCCGGATTGCTATCTAATGCATTACAATTACCTAGATTATTTCTATAAAAGAATGTTTCTGTGTTTATGTTGAGGAAAATGACAGGAAGTTCACAAATATTGGCTAAATGAACAAATGTTTACTTCCTTGTTCAAATACCATCATGTTATTTCAAAAGCCAGACAGCAGATAATCACAGTATACAAATCTGATTACACTACAAAGCATTCTTCAATTTTGTGCACGTCAATGTAATACAAGCTTTTTTGGTGCAGAAGCAGAAGAAACTTGTGCTTGAAGTAATGTAATACACACTCCCTGCAGTTGCCATCAAACAAACCTGTGTAGGCATTATTCTGCGTTCTTCCTTCGttggaactctcttctgcctCTCAGTTCTCTGTCGTGGAACTGGAGGTTCACTTTTGAAAGATCCCAACCTGCACCgtaacagaaacatggttaactttgtaaaaaaaacacatctatGCAGTGACTTACACCATCTCaatttcccaaagcactttacagtgaaTGAAATACACAAGTCCAAACACCAGAGTGCTGCTTTTGAACATGAGGTGCCACATTAAAAATCCATTGTCTACAATAGCTGGAGAAAAGTATTTAACTTACATATAATGAAAGGCTGGAGCTCTTTTAAAATACTTTTCTGCTTCATTTCCTAGTTTAGTCCAGGCATCCTTCGGAAGCCACCCTGTGGattcatcatcttcatcactcCCTTCAGTTTCCAGTCGTCTCAAACCCATGAATGTTaactgcacaaaaaaaaattaaaaactcaaAAGGTGGCATAAATAGCATTTCTGTGTACCAAACTAACTAAATCATTTTTGACAATGATACATTAATACAATTTGTCGTATTAAGATTTGTACACCAACTTTCATATCATACTTAATGGATAATTTTTCCCACAGAAAAATGCTGGCTAGAAAACAATCCAGAACACGTGCATTGCCACAGCCAATAATCTAAAGATGGGTATAATAACTTAGCTGACATCTCTCTTCAATTTAAACACAATGTATTGTCATATTCTTGCATACATTCTTGCCAAAAAAACTGCTATGCCAGCACCTTAGATTCTAACTTTTATGAAAGTCAAAAGAGATTTAAATTATTAGAAAGCAATACCTTCAGTTAAATCAATATGTTACTTGCAAGTGGAAGACAATCTAAACTGACCAAACCACAAAACAGTCAAACTTGTCTGCTGGATCCCTTTTCAAAATGTATTGTTTTATGGCTCGAGAGCATTGTTGCAAAGGCATGCAATTATCAACCAAGCCTTGAGAAAGTAGCACACAGCCATATCATGAACTGttacagtccttttggtgaaagtATCCCAGTCTAAGTGGATAGGGAGTTCTGGAATCTACATCCAgccacaatgaaggaacagtcatACATTTCCCTAATAAGATACTGTAAGACTTAGAAGGAACCAGAGGGAGATGACATTTCCAGGTGCCTGCTGCTCATCATTGTTTGTGCAACAGATCACAATTTtaggaagtgctgttggagtagcttagGCAAGTACCCActgtgcactttgtagatggtacacactgcagtcatgatATGCTTGGGCAGAGTTAGTGAATGCTTGTGGTGGTAGATGAGTCAAGCTTGCTACTTTGTCCTAGAttgtattgagcttcttgagtgttgaagCTACAGTTGTCCAGGAAGatgaagagtattccattacacttctGATTTGTGCCTAGTAAGagatggaaaggctttagggagACAGAAGACACATCTCTTACTGCAGGATATTCAGTCTCTAACCTATTCTCGTGGGCACACCATTTTTCTGGCTAGTCCAGTTAGGTTTCGGGTCAATGGTGACCAAAGTCCCTCCTATCCCTGGGAACCCACTAGTTTATTGGTGGTGGGCGACTCCGCAAAGTTAAGGCAATTGAACGTCAAAGTTAATTAGATCCCATTTCTTAGTGGAGGTCTTATTACATGGCATGTGGGGCATAATGCTACTTGCCACCGATCAACCCATACCTGAATGTCGCACAAGTCATGCTGTGAAGGTACATGTACTTCTTCATCGCTGAGCACATGAAGATGGAATTCAAACTGTGCAAACCTAAGCTAACacttccacttctgaccttacgatagAAAGCCATTGATGATTCACTAAAGATGGCTTGGCTTGGGATGCTGTTCAGTGCTTTTGTCTGCACTGCATCCAGCACAGACTCTTGGCTATTTCTTGCTGAAGACCGATTCCTGCAACAATGTGGATCTCAGGAGACCCCAGTGAATAACTTTTTCTTCGGCACTTACATGCAGGGCTCTGTTAGTGTTCCCCGGCTCGATAACCATGCTACATTGCGAGTTGAGTTATGAGATTACAAGCTGCAGTggaatacaattctgctgctgctgaagaACTGTAGCACCTCTCAAGTGCCCAAATCCGAAGTTCTGGAAGTGTTCTGATCACAATTAGTGCAGTGGTAGTACTAGACAACACAAGAAAGGACCCTATCAGACAACACAACGGAAATACCCCATGCAAAGGCAGGACTTTGACTCCAGTGGTTATTCCTACCATGGATGTGTCTGCCACAGTCAGTACACAAGGACAAGCAGCTTTATCCCTTATGTTGGTTTACACAGCACCTTCTGCAGAACCAATCTGACAGCAAAGTCCTTCACGGCTTGACCATCATGATCAGTGGAAGCCGCTCTTGGTTATCAATATAGTGATCGCACCTAAAATTTGCAATTGCTAAGCATGGTTACAGAGCAAGCTGTTCCACAGCCTTGGACAAAATGAAATAAAGCGGAGCTGAACACAATTCCATCTTCCAAGTTCCAATGAATTTGAAAACTTTAAGATTTTTCACTTTGATAAACAAACAAGCCCCTGGATATAACCACTCCACAGCATCATTCCTTATGCCTAAAAACATTTTACAAGGAATGAAACTTTCTTACCAGTTCCTCTGCAAAGACTGATGGATCAAACACCATCATGTCTGTGTGCAGCTGATTAGCCTTCTCTTGACCCAGATTTGTAGCAAGTACAAGAAACTGAGCATCCAGGGCTGCCTCGCTGGTCTGACGTACTGAAAAAGGTACACAGTGAAGCGCTATTTCAGTTTTATTAAcaaattttaaatcttttaccaTAATCCAGCTACTGAACAATGTTACCATCTCATCAAAGAAATGAAAAAATGGATGTTAAGTGAACACCAGAGAATTAAGGGGCAGAAAAATGcatcaaacataaattaagccCACTACAAACACCTAACCACTTTTAGTTAAAAGTTTTAATTAATGGAATAACAGTAAAAACTTATCAAGTGCTATTTTAGCCACTTTAGTTGACTTGAATTAAGATAAAACTTCGGGTTTTCATTGCTCCTCGACTATTTCATTCCAATGTATTTTGAGTTAAATGGTACTCACCTTTGGAAAACAATTTATTAGCTTCTTCCAGTGCTTCTGTTAATTTATTACTGTTGGGTCTGATCATGTCCTCACGATTCTCTGAAACATTGAGTAGAGAAAATAAGCTTATTAGGAAATCACAAAAAAATTGAGTACCATTTGTGATGACACTCAAGAGGGTTATATAGATAGGAGGGGATGAGGTCATAGCAGAATACAAATTTAAGAATAAAAACTTAACTCATTTGAGGAGACCTCaagttctggagcaaaaaacaaactactggagaaactcagcagatcaagcagcatctacggtGCAAAAGGataatcaacgtttcaggttgacaccctgcatcaggacttacaAATGGTCTCAACGAgagagtggagaaggcagaggactgacaggtaagtgtggaagtgggaaggggatttgaaatgacatgcaaactAGAGGTCAGGATgcccattgtggacagagcacagacgTTCCACAAAACAGTAGCCTGGTTACGCTTGGTCTTGCTAACGTAGAGGAGGCTATATCTCGAGCACCAAATGCAGAAGACGaggtagggacaagtgttgcaccctCTACCATATCAGGGGAAAGTGCCGGGGTACAAGGAGGGCTGAGTACGTAGGTAGGAAGGAAGGAATGAGCAAACcaggaagtcacagagagagtggtccctgcagaaagcggaagtggtgggaggggaagatatggtcTGGATGCCCAAACAGGCAATATAGTTTATAAAACCCAGGATAAGCAGAGATCGAagcaacaaatgaaaatcaaaaaactgcagatgcttaaagtcaaaaaaccaaaaaaatagcaaaaacacccagagttctgacaaagggtcccatctgaaacattaacatctttccacagatgctgcaaagcCTGCtaggtgcttccagcattttctgtttttggtccAAACAACAAAATGGACATTATGGAATGCTGGGTTACACAAATCCATAAGAACTGCATCAGCACTGGAAGAATATCAGCCcaatgaatcagccatgatcaaatggcagagcagacttgataggctgaatggcctaattttgctcctatgtcttatagtttAATTTGTAGCGGAACATTGGCCTCTTGGTGAACCATAAgaagtgcaaaacaaaagtctCTAGGAGGGTAATAGA harbors:
- the nsmce4a gene encoding non-structural maintenance of chromosomes element 4 homolog A → MTEDEDLGDGILYGARDDDPNRRRMLRHQYRELINSVQQNREDMIRPNSNKLTEALEEANKLFSKVRQTSEAALDAQFLVLATNLGQEKANQLHTDMMVFDPSVFAEELLTFMGLRRLETEGSDEDDESTGWLPKDAWTKLGNEAEKYFKRAPAFHYMLGSFKSEPPVPRQRTERQKRVPTKEERRIMPTQLKKMDESHQEATEKEVERILGLLQEYFKSDPETPINFFDFVIDPHSYSRTVENIFHVSFIVRDGFAAIGLDQDKLPIIEPVNEGVGNDRPQQQRQQTVISLSQQEWKEIIDTFEIADAMIPPSTQGD